TTAAAATTCATATCAACTTCTGGTTGCAATCCCCCCAATGTTATTCCTAAATTCTCTTGAAGTTTTCTATTATAACTAGACGCATATGTAAAAGGAAGTACAGCTTCAATAATTCGTGTTAAAACTAGAGTAGCTCCCCCTACCGCCGCTAAAGATAAAGCAAGTACTGTTGGCTTTTCCTTTTTTTCATAATGAGATTCAATTATAGAATATGTACCATAACTCAACAAACCAATACTCACAACATCAAAGCCTAAACTCAGTAATCCACCAGTAATATCGCCTTGTACTAAAGATCCTATCCCAAAACCTACAAAAAGATTCAATAAACAAGGCACTACAGCATCTTTTTTATAAGTTTCATAAAGTAACATTTTTTCTACGTTGCCACCACTACCCACAAGCTCATCATGATTTTGGGCAAAACTAACAAAAGCACAAAAGAAAACTAACATTAAAATCAATATTTTTTTCATAAAATACCTCCCAAATATAAACTGCTCAATGTTTGCAGTATATATTGCATCATATACTTCATTACATACTTATTACATATTCATTATATACTTATTAACTAAATTGTTCAATCTTTAATTTTAA
This portion of the Borrelia turicatae 91E135 genome encodes:
- a CDS encoding P13 family porin, producing the protein MKKILILMLVFFCAFVSFAQNHDELVGSGGNVEKMLLYETYKKDAVVPCLLNLFVGFGIGSLVQGDITGGLLSLGFDVVSIGLLSYGTYSIIESHYEKKEKPTVLALSLAAVGGATLVLTRIIEAVLPFTYASSYNRKLQENLGITLGGLQPEVDMNFNEDARLMLEVSFTKRY